One window from the genome of Pedobacter schmidteae encodes:
- a CDS encoding alpha-amylase family glycosyl hydrolase: MRRIYLLLILSVLATACKKDKVTPQPEQPVTPGPPVTPPVDPTLPAAAKDGVVFINNGTSAIVTLYAPFKKSVALIGEFNNWQGLAMKNTADGNIWWVQLDNLNPDIEYAYQFLVDGDLKVADPYCEKILDPANDSFISNSTYPGLKAYPTGKTTGIVSVMQAKQSVYSWKNTTGFNRPAKNNLVIYELLVRDFTADHSYTSTLQKLDYLVGLGINAIELMPVNEFEGNLSWGYNPSFYFAPDKYYGTKTALQQFIDECHGKGIAVILDMVLNHSFGQSPMVQLYFDQPSARPLAISPWFNTRSDTHPFNVGYDFNHESAATKTFSKNVMKFWMQEYKIDGFRFDLSKGFTQKVSADDASFSAYDASRVAIWKEYNNYIKSIDANNFYVILEHFADATEEKVLADEGIMLWNGLNVNMNEATMGWLDNSDFSWAFFARHGFGKSENLINFIESHDEERTMFKNLAYGNTSGTYDVKNLTVALKREEMAAAFLLAIPGPKMIWQFEELGYDVSINHNGRTGNKPIRWEYFDQAERRALYNAYAKLINLKKKNGIFNAADASYSLAGGIKYIRLVEGANTMVVLGNFDVSSKDASIDFKSAGTWYDVLSGGTITLSSNTYAKTLAPGEYHIYTRMPLNGG, encoded by the coding sequence ATGAGAAGGATTTATCTGCTACTGATTTTATCGGTATTGGCCACCGCATGCAAAAAAGATAAGGTTACTCCCCAGCCGGAACAGCCGGTAACCCCAGGGCCGCCTGTTACGCCACCCGTTGATCCGACGCTGCCCGCTGCGGCAAAAGATGGTGTGGTATTTATCAATAATGGTACATCGGCTATTGTAACTTTATATGCGCCCTTTAAAAAATCTGTAGCTTTAATTGGCGAGTTTAATAACTGGCAGGGGCTGGCTATGAAAAATACAGCCGATGGCAACATCTGGTGGGTACAATTGGATAACCTGAACCCTGACATCGAATATGCTTACCAGTTTCTGGTGGATGGCGATTTGAAAGTAGCCGACCCTTATTGCGAAAAAATTCTTGATCCTGCTAATGACAGTTTCATCAGTAATTCGACCTATCCGGGTCTAAAGGCCTATCCAACAGGCAAAACTACCGGAATTGTGAGCGTAATGCAGGCTAAACAGTCTGTTTACAGTTGGAAAAATACTACTGGATTTAACAGGCCAGCAAAGAATAACCTGGTGATTTACGAACTGCTGGTAAGGGATTTTACAGCAGACCACAGTTATACTTCAACTTTGCAAAAATTAGATTACCTGGTAGGTTTGGGTATTAATGCGATCGAACTGATGCCTGTGAATGAGTTTGAGGGTAATTTAAGCTGGGGATATAATCCTTCTTTTTATTTTGCGCCAGATAAATATTACGGAACAAAAACAGCACTTCAGCAATTTATTGATGAATGCCATGGCAAGGGGATTGCTGTTATCCTGGACATGGTACTGAACCATTCTTTTGGCCAATCGCCTATGGTGCAGCTCTATTTTGATCAGCCATCTGCCCGACCCCTGGCCATTAGCCCCTGGTTTAATACCCGATCGGATACTCACCCTTTTAATGTAGGCTACGATTTTAACCACGAAAGTGCCGCAACAAAAACCTTTTCCAAAAATGTAATGAAATTTTGGATGCAAGAGTATAAGATTGATGGTTTCAGGTTTGACCTGTCGAAGGGATTTACTCAGAAAGTGTCTGCAGATGACGCTTCCTTTAGTGCCTACGATGCCAGCAGGGTAGCCATTTGGAAGGAGTATAACAATTATATTAAGAGCATTGATGCCAATAACTTTTACGTTATACTGGAACATTTTGCCGATGCAACCGAAGAAAAGGTATTGGCTGATGAGGGGATAATGCTTTGGAACGGATTGAATGTAAACATGAACGAGGCAACCATGGGCTGGCTGGACAACTCTGATTTTTCCTGGGCTTTTTTTGCCAGACATGGCTTTGGCAAGTCCGAAAACCTGATTAATTTTATAGAAAGCCATGATGAAGAACGGACCATGTTTAAAAACCTGGCTTATGGAAATACTTCGGGTACTTATGATGTAAAAAATCTGACGGTTGCATTGAAACGGGAGGAAATGGCAGCGGCATTTTTATTGGCCATCCCGGGACCAAAAATGATCTGGCAGTTTGAGGAGCTGGGTTACGATGTGAGTATCAATCACAATGGCCGGACAGGAAATAAGCCCATTCGCTGGGAGTATTTTGATCAGGCCGAGCGCAGGGCCCTATACAATGCCTATGCAAAACTTATTAACCTGAAAAAGAAAAATGGTATTTTTAATGCTGCCGATGCCAGCTATAGTCTTGCTGGTGGAATAAAATATATCCGGCTTGTTGAAGGTGCAAATACAATGGTGGTATTGGGGAATTTTGATGTCAGCAGCAAGGATGCCAGCATAGATTTTAAGTCTGCCGGAACATGGTATGATGTACTGTCGGGCGGAACAATAACTTTAAGCAGTAATACTTATGCCAAAACACTGGCACCGGGCGAGTACCACATCTACACTCGTATGCCGCTTAACGGTGGTTGA
- a CDS encoding DUF2723 domain-containing protein: MNYSKINNLTGWLCFLIATVTYILTLEPSVSFWDCGEFIASAYKMQVVHQPGAPLFLMIQRFFSIFAFGDTQKIAYFMNVGSAIASAATILFLFWTITAFAKKILIKEGQEISKADMIAIMGSGVVGALAYTFSDSFWFSAVESEVYALSSLFTAIVFWGILKWEAHANEPGSDRWLLFIAYIMGLSIGIHLLNLLTIPAIAFVYYFKKTAKTSTSGIVKTAAIGVLILAFIQYGIIQYLVSFGAYFDLFFVNTLGMGFGTGVLFFAILLIGGLVWGIRYSIKHQKRVLNLALLSTTLIIFGYCSFAMIIIRAKADPNLNNSDPDNAFSFLSYLNREQYGDRPLLFGPNYNSQKVNLTQGKTLYRKGDEKYEVAGKKTDYEYDRTTPFPRMYSDDQRHIDYYKDMMGFDDSHFPSLFDNIGFLFKYQVGQMYMRYFMWNFVGRQNDDQGQGSLYEGQWLSGVKPIDAIMLGDQKHLPPSISDSNAYNRFFFLPLILGLIGAIWQFQRNQKDAGIVALLFFFTGLAIVLYLNQKPMEPRERDYAYAGSFYAFAIWIGLGVLAIREWLFKKLTPATGAVLATTAGLFAAPVIMAAQGWDDHDRSTKMVAHDIAVDYLQSCAPNAILFTYGDNDTYPLWYAQEVENIRPDIRLVNLSLFDTDWYINGMKRVQNESEPLPISMKPGQYVQGVRDVMYYQDYKIAGPVELNNILGILLSEDPEDKLPLQDGSRENFIPTKNFKLTVNKADVIKNGAVNTADSSKIAPALEWTFNKNYVTKGTLAFFDILVHNNWKRPIYFASTVPSDQYNGLDNYLYNEGLALRLMPLKADTSANKPELVNTPVLYKNVMDKFVWGNVKNAKYLDPQSSDDISIFTNVFNNTISGLIRENRAADAKKAADRYFEVMPDRFYGMRSMMGAYFMAENLYLLGDAKRANALIEKSAAFIQKELTYLADVSESKRKFIGGQNVQLGLSFLNQMSKTAAQHQQTKLSESLNHQFEGLEARFSAYFSPQ, from the coding sequence ATGAATTATTCAAAAATCAATAATCTTACCGGCTGGCTCTGCTTTCTCATTGCTACTGTAACCTATATTTTAACTTTAGAACCATCCGTAAGTTTTTGGGATTGTGGTGAGTTTATTGCTTCTGCTTATAAAATGCAGGTTGTGCACCAACCCGGTGCTCCATTATTCTTGATGATCCAACGCTTTTTCTCCATTTTCGCATTCGGCGACACACAGAAAATTGCTTACTTCATGAATGTGGGCTCGGCCATTGCAAGTGCTGCAACCATCTTGTTCCTGTTCTGGACCATCACCGCTTTTGCTAAAAAAATCCTGATCAAAGAAGGTCAGGAAATTTCCAAAGCTGATATGATTGCCATTATGGGGTCGGGAGTAGTAGGCGCTCTGGCCTATACTTTCTCGGACAGCTTCTGGTTTTCGGCAGTTGAATCTGAAGTATATGCTTTATCATCATTATTTACAGCTATTGTTTTCTGGGGAATTTTAAAATGGGAGGCCCATGCCAACGAGCCAGGCTCAGACAGATGGTTACTTTTCATTGCCTATATCATGGGCTTGTCCATAGGTATCCACTTACTGAACTTATTAACCATCCCGGCAATAGCCTTTGTTTACTACTTCAAAAAAACAGCAAAAACAAGCACCTCAGGAATTGTTAAAACAGCAGCCATAGGTGTACTGATCCTTGCTTTTATTCAATATGGTATTATACAATACCTGGTTTCATTTGGTGCCTATTTTGATCTTTTCTTTGTCAACACACTTGGAATGGGCTTTGGTACAGGCGTATTGTTCTTCGCCATTTTATTAATAGGCGGACTAGTCTGGGGTATCCGCTATTCCATCAAACATCAGAAAAGGGTGTTAAACCTGGCGTTGCTTTCAACCACATTAATCATCTTCGGATATTGCTCATTCGCCATGATTATCATTCGCGCCAAAGCTGATCCAAACCTAAACAACAGTGATCCGGACAATGCTTTCTCATTCCTAAGCTATTTGAACAGGGAGCAGTATGGCGACAGACCTTTATTATTTGGCCCTAATTATAATTCACAAAAAGTAAATCTTACGCAAGGCAAAACCTTATATAGAAAAGGTGATGAAAAGTATGAAGTAGCTGGTAAAAAGACCGACTATGAATACGACAGGACCACTCCTTTCCCAAGGATGTATAGTGACGATCAGCGGCATATAGACTATTATAAAGACATGATGGGCTTTGACGATAGCCATTTCCCTAGCCTGTTTGATAACATTGGCTTCCTGTTCAAATACCAGGTAGGTCAGATGTATATGCGCTATTTTATGTGGAATTTTGTGGGCCGTCAAAATGACGATCAGGGACAGGGTAGTTTATACGAAGGCCAATGGTTAAGTGGTGTTAAACCGATTGATGCCATCATGCTTGGCGATCAGAAGCACCTGCCACCATCTATATCAGATAGCAATGCTTATAACCGCTTCTTCTTTTTACCCTTAATATTAGGTTTAATTGGTGCCATCTGGCAATTTCAGCGCAACCAGAAAGACGCAGGTATCGTAGCCTTATTATTTTTCTTTACAGGACTAGCCATTGTACTCTATCTGAACCAGAAACCAATGGAGCCCCGCGAAAGGGATTATGCATATGCCGGCTCTTTTTATGCTTTTGCCATATGGATAGGCCTCGGCGTATTGGCCATCAGAGAATGGCTCTTTAAAAAGCTTACTCCTGCTACGGGAGCTGTACTTGCTACTACAGCAGGTTTATTTGCCGCTCCCGTAATTATGGCTGCCCAGGGTTGGGACGACCACGATCGCTCGACCAAAATGGTAGCACACGATATTGCTGTCGATTACCTGCAGTCATGTGCCCCTAATGCCATACTGTTTACTTATGGGGACAACGATACTTATCCATTATGGTATGCTCAGGAAGTAGAAAATATCAGGCCCGACATCAGGTTGGTTAACCTAAGCTTGTTTGATACAGATTGGTATATCAATGGCATGAAACGCGTACAAAACGAATCGGAGCCATTACCTATATCGATGAAACCCGGCCAGTATGTGCAAGGGGTTAGAGATGTAATGTATTATCAGGATTACAAAATTGCCGGACCTGTAGAACTGAACAACATCCTCGGTATTCTGCTTTCTGAAGATCCGGAAGACAAGCTGCCTTTACAGGATGGAAGCAGAGAAAACTTTATTCCTACCAAAAACTTTAAGCTGACTGTAAATAAAGCCGATGTAATTAAAAACGGAGCGGTAAATACTGCCGACTCAAGCAAAATAGCGCCGGCACTGGAATGGACCTTCAATAAAAACTATGTAACTAAAGGAACACTGGCCTTTTTTGATATCCTGGTACACAACAACTGGAAACGCCCTATCTATTTTGCCAGTACCGTACCTTCTGATCAGTACAATGGCTTAGATAACTACCTGTATAATGAAGGCCTGGCTTTACGTTTGATGCCTTTAAAAGCAGATACCTCGGCAAATAAACCAGAATTGGTTAACACACCTGTGCTTTACAAAAATGTAATGGACAAATTTGTATGGGGTAATGTAAAAAATGCAAAATACCTTGATCCTCAGTCTTCAGACGATATCTCTATATTTACCAATGTATTTAACAATACCATATCAGGTTTAATCAGGGAAAATAGAGCAGCCGATGCAAAAAAAGCTGCCGACCGCTATTTTGAAGTAATGCCTGATCGCTTTTATGGAATGCGTTCGATGATGGGTGCTTATTTCATGGCCGAAAATCTCTACCTGCTGGGTGATGCGAAGAGAGCAAATGCTTTGATTGAAAAATCTGCAGCTTTTATTCAGAAAGAATTGACTTACCTGGCCGATGTTTCTGAAAGCAAACGCAAATTTATTGGTGGACAAAATGTTCAGCTAGGCTTATCATTCCTCAACCAGATGTCTAAAACTGCCGCCCAGCACCAACAAACAAAACTGAGCGAAAGTTTAAATCATCAGTTTGAAGGACTTGAAGCACGGTTCTCGGCGTATTTTAGCCCGCAATAA
- a CDS encoding MFS transporter: MSLKTITENPKLSLVQIVNMSVGFFGIQFGWDLQRANMGRIYENLGANPDQVPLLFLAAPLTGLLVQPIIGYLSDRTWHPRWGRRRPYFMIGAIISSIALVFMPHSSALWMAAGLLWILDVAGNVAMEPFRAFVTDKLPDAQVNRGFIMQSMMIGLGGSIASALPWLMNNVFHLSNTAAQGNIPENVKFSFYIGAFFFLAAVLYTVFTTKEYPPSDVDFKEKVLESNKGFGAGAKEIWHSLMNMPKRMQIVSLVQFFTWPGLFLMWFYYTTAVAVNVFGGKDASDPVYAYGADFGSLTLAYYSVVTFLFALVLPKIADKLGRKSTHALCLLCGALGLISVAWVHEKNMLYVCMTGVGVAWASILSMPYAMLSGSLPKDKIGIYMGIFNFFIVLPEIIASLGFGWLMREVLHNDRLLAVQLGGALMIVAAVICYVFIKEPRKVDQILADKLAIEELKP, translated from the coding sequence ATGAGCCTGAAAACAATTACTGAAAACCCTAAGCTAAGTTTAGTCCAGATTGTCAACATGAGTGTCGGCTTTTTCGGCATTCAGTTTGGGTGGGATTTGCAGCGCGCCAATATGGGGCGTATTTATGAAAATCTGGGTGCTAATCCGGATCAGGTTCCTTTGTTGTTTTTGGCTGCTCCGTTAACGGGCTTATTGGTGCAGCCCATCATCGGTTACCTGAGCGATCGTACATGGCATCCTCGCTGGGGCCGAAGAAGACCTTATTTTATGATAGGGGCCATTATCAGTTCCATTGCATTGGTGTTTATGCCGCATAGCAGTGCGCTGTGGATGGCTGCAGGTTTGCTTTGGATTCTCGATGTTGCCGGTAATGTGGCCATGGAGCCTTTTAGAGCATTTGTGACCGATAAATTGCCGGATGCGCAAGTAAATCGGGGCTTTATTATGCAAAGCATGATGATAGGATTAGGCGGTAGTATCGCTTCGGCTCTGCCCTGGTTAATGAACAATGTTTTTCATTTGAGCAATACTGCTGCACAAGGCAATATCCCCGAAAACGTAAAATTTTCATTTTATATTGGTGCCTTTTTCTTTCTGGCTGCGGTTTTATATACTGTTTTTACCACCAAAGAGTATCCACCCTCGGATGTTGATTTTAAGGAAAAGGTATTGGAAAGTAATAAGGGATTTGGTGCGGGGGCAAAAGAGATCTGGCATTCTTTAATGAATATGCCCAAGCGGATGCAGATTGTTTCGCTGGTTCAGTTTTTTACCTGGCCAGGCCTGTTTTTAATGTGGTTTTATTATACAACTGCTGTTGCGGTAAATGTTTTTGGTGGTAAAGATGCCAGTGACCCCGTGTATGCATATGGTGCCGATTTTGGCAGCTTGACCTTGGCTTACTACAGCGTAGTTACCTTTTTGTTTGCATTGGTATTGCCTAAAATAGCCGATAAGTTGGGACGTAAAAGCACCCATGCCTTATGCCTGCTTTGTGGCGCTTTGGGGCTCATCAGTGTAGCCTGGGTGCATGAGAAAAATATGCTTTATGTATGTATGACCGGTGTTGGTGTGGCCTGGGCCAGTATTTTATCCATGCCTTATGCCATGCTAAGTGGCTCATTACCTAAAGATAAGATTGGTATTTATATGGGCATTTTTAACTTTTTTATTGTGCTGCCCGAAATCATTGCCTCATTGGGTTTTGGCTGGTTGATGCGGGAGGTGTTGCACAATGATAGGTTGCTGGCGGTGCAACTGGGTGGGGCACTGATGATTGTAGCCGCTGTAATTTGCTATGTTTTTATTAAAGAACCGCGAAAAGTTGATCAGATTTTGGCGGACAAGCTTGCTATAGAAGAACTTAAACCATAA
- a CDS encoding acetyl-CoA carboxylase carboxyltransferase subunit alpha — protein sequence MEQIKTSFDFEKPIAELEQQIEKVKQVADKTKVDMSATLTELEEKLDATQKSLYSHLTGWQKVQMSRHPERPQTLDYISMICDDFIELHGDRTVKDDKAIIGGFATIDGETVMIIGHQKGKNTKERQYRNFGMANPEGYRKALRLMRLAEKFNKPVISFIDTMGAYPGLEAEERGQGEAIARNLLEMSVLKVPIICFVVGEGASGGALGIGIGDKVYMLEHTWYSVISPESCSSILWRSWDYKERAAECLKLTSDDMFKNKLIDGIIKEPLGGAHQNPELMAQTVKTQIIADLKVLKKEKTEKMIAARIDKFCAMGVVNE from the coding sequence ATGGAACAGATAAAAACATCATTCGATTTTGAAAAACCTATTGCTGAATTAGAACAGCAAATTGAAAAGGTTAAACAAGTTGCCGATAAAACCAAAGTAGATATGTCTGCTACCCTAACTGAACTTGAAGAAAAGCTGGATGCAACCCAGAAATCGTTATATAGCCACCTTACGGGTTGGCAAAAAGTTCAAATGTCCCGCCATCCTGAAAGGCCACAAACACTGGATTATATCAGTATGATTTGTGATGACTTTATTGAACTGCATGGCGACAGGACAGTTAAGGATGATAAGGCTATTATTGGAGGTTTTGCAACCATCGATGGCGAGACCGTAATGATCATTGGACATCAGAAAGGCAAGAATACAAAGGAAAGACAATACCGCAATTTTGGTATGGCCAATCCTGAGGGTTACCGCAAGGCTTTGCGTTTAATGCGTTTGGCTGAGAAATTCAATAAGCCGGTAATTTCTTTTATTGATACTATGGGTGCCTATCCTGGGCTGGAAGCTGAAGAACGTGGACAAGGCGAGGCAATTGCCCGTAACTTGCTGGAGATGTCTGTCCTGAAAGTTCCTATTATCTGCTTTGTGGTAGGTGAGGGTGCATCAGGAGGTGCATTGGGTATTGGTATTGGCGATAAGGTATATATGCTGGAACATACCTGGTATTCGGTAATCTCTCCGGAGTCCTGCTCGTCTATTTTATGGAGAAGTTGGGATTACAAAGAACGTGCTGCAGAATGTTTGAAATTGACCTCAGATGATATGTTTAAAAATAAACTGATAGACGGGATCATTAAAGAACCACTGGGAGGGGCACATCAAAACCCTGAGCTGATGGCGCAAACTGTCAAAACTCAAATTATAGCAGATTTAAAAGTCCTTAAAAAAGAAAAGACAGAGAAGATGATCGCTGCAAGGATTGATAAATTCTGTGCGATGGGGGTTGTCAACGAGTAA
- a CDS encoding alpha-amylase family protein has protein sequence MTTRLINIILIVLTIIGSSDIVQAQSKPVIYQLLPRLFGNKQTSNLSYGTIEQNGCGKFNDISPKALDGISALGVTHIWYTGVIAHASMTDYSAFGIKADDADVVKGRAGSPYAIRDYYDVDPDLAVDVKNRMAEFEAMVVRTHEKGMKVLIDFVPNHVARNYHSRLKPNGVEDFGARDDVTKGFSATNDYYYIPGEHFVVPGQLDENDPLRELKDAKFAEMPAKATGNNVFSKAPSSNDWYETVKLNYGVDYVNGEKKYFDPIPPVWQKMRNILLYWVDKGVDGFRCDMAEMVPVEFWEWVIPQVKLKSPKVIFIGEAYNSAVYATYLNQGHFDYLYDKVGLYDALKRLIRNEPNADVKEISKVWQVETAGFGDRMLRFLENHDEERIASAGFAGDPVLALPAMVLSATLSGGPVLLYFGQEVGEPAKGVEGFGGDDNRTSIFDYWGVPEHQKWMNKGAFDGGLLSADQIKLRNFYQQLMKVTATADAVKTGEVYEVPLTGNMNNRMYGFIRYTAKQRLLILANFDRTQTLTANIRLPEEILSAKSSVPVTELLTGEKLNIPAGTSIPVKLAPVSAQIIEF, from the coding sequence ATGACAACGCGCTTAATAAATATCATTTTGATTGTATTAACCATTATAGGTAGTTCCGACATTGTCCAGGCACAAAGTAAACCGGTTATTTATCAGCTGTTGCCCCGTTTGTTTGGTAATAAACAAACCAGTAACCTCAGTTATGGCACTATAGAACAAAACGGTTGTGGCAAGTTTAATGATATTAGTCCTAAGGCTTTGGATGGCATAAGTGCGCTTGGGGTAACCCATATTTGGTATACCGGAGTGATTGCGCATGCCAGCATGACCGATTACAGTGCTTTCGGTATAAAAGCCGATGATGCCGATGTGGTAAAAGGCCGTGCAGGCTCGCCCTATGCCATCAGGGATTATTATGATGTTGACCCCGATTTAGCCGTCGATGTTAAAAATAGAATGGCCGAGTTTGAAGCGATGGTTGTCCGTACACATGAAAAAGGAATGAAAGTACTGATCGACTTTGTGCCAAATCATGTGGCCAGAAATTACCATTCCCGACTAAAACCTAATGGTGTAGAAGACTTTGGAGCGAGGGATGATGTGACAAAGGGTTTTAGTGCTACTAACGACTATTACTATATTCCCGGAGAACATTTTGTGGTTCCGGGACAATTGGATGAAAATGATCCGTTGAGGGAGTTAAAGGATGCCAAATTTGCCGAAATGCCGGCAAAAGCTACAGGGAATAATGTGTTTTCAAAGGCCCCTTCCTCAAACGACTGGTATGAAACTGTGAAGTTAAATTATGGTGTAGATTATGTTAACGGTGAAAAGAAATACTTTGACCCGATACCTCCCGTATGGCAAAAAATGCGAAATATCTTGTTATACTGGGTTGATAAAGGAGTAGACGGTTTTCGCTGTGACATGGCGGAAATGGTTCCTGTAGAGTTCTGGGAGTGGGTAATCCCGCAGGTAAAGCTTAAATCTCCAAAGGTGATTTTTATTGGCGAGGCTTACAACTCGGCTGTATATGCCACTTACTTAAATCAGGGGCATTTTGATTATTTGTATGATAAGGTAGGTTTGTATGATGCCTTAAAGCGGTTGATCAGAAATGAACCCAATGCTGATGTAAAAGAAATCTCGAAAGTATGGCAGGTAGAGACAGCTGGCTTTGGTGATCGCATGTTGCGCTTTCTGGAGAATCATGATGAGGAGCGCATTGCCTCAGCAGGTTTTGCTGGCGATCCGGTATTGGCACTTCCTGCCATGGTGCTTTCGGCAACATTGTCGGGCGGGCCGGTATTATTATATTTCGGACAGGAAGTGGGAGAGCCCGCGAAAGGAGTTGAAGGCTTTGGCGGTGACGATAACCGCACCAGTATATTCGATTATTGGGGCGTGCCTGAACATCAGAAATGGATGAATAAGGGAGCTTTTGATGGAGGATTGCTGAGCGCTGATCAAATTAAACTACGCAACTTTTATCAGCAGTTGATGAAGGTGACGGCTACTGCCGATGCGGTAAAAACCGGAGAGGTTTACGAGGTGCCTTTAACCGGTAATATGAACAACAGAATGTATGGTTTTATCCGATATACGGCCAAACAACGCTTGTTGATCCTGGCCAATTTTGATCGTACGCAAACATTAACGGCCAATATCCGGCTTCCCGAAGAAATTTTAAGTGCTAAATCTTCGGTACCCGTTACAGAACTGCTGACTGGTGAAAAATTGAATATTCCTGCGGGAACTAGTATCCCGGTAAAACTAGCACCGGTTTCTGCACAGATTATAGAATTTTAA